A stretch of Streptomyces vietnamensis DNA encodes these proteins:
- a CDS encoding LppU/SCO3897 family protein, protein MTTPPAPFTPEQQPAAPAPAPAKKGSALLKKVGSFVVVLIIGVAVRFGIPYFTGDAPVHAKAGECVTVTGPDNDPKVDTVDCSSGKPDLFKVVKVVDNTFDLNVCGDEHSALAQQWDADKFVLCLDEVNPKK, encoded by the coding sequence ATGACGACGCCGCCCGCTCCCTTCACCCCCGAGCAGCAGCCCGCCGCCCCCGCTCCCGCTCCCGCCAAGAAGGGCTCCGCGCTCCTCAAGAAGGTCGGCAGCTTCGTCGTCGTCCTCATCATCGGTGTCGCGGTCAGGTTCGGCATTCCGTACTTCACGGGCGACGCCCCGGTGCACGCCAAGGCCGGCGAGTGCGTCACCGTCACCGGCCCCGACAACGACCCGAAGGTCGACACCGTCGACTGCTCCTCCGGCAAGCCCGACCTGTTCAAGGTCGTCAAGGTCGTCGACAACACCTTCGACCTGAACGTGTGCGGCGATGAGCACTCGGCGCTCGCGCAGCAGTGGGACGCGGACAAGTTCGTCCTCTGCCTGGACGAGGTCAACCCGAAGAAGTAG
- a CDS encoding HAAS signaling domain-containing protein: MTGTEHPLVTDYLATIEREASFLPAGRREELLADLREHLAVAVGEEQDAEAVRTALERLGSPAAIVAAAREEEPETAAVTTPPKVQPRTRNTVTAILIGLSGFAGLAGSLPAVAALIVGLILLWTSDAWDRSTKTLATALTLATPVVVALGGFLLAARFGPTELLTILAVGIALPATAAVRLFRTQPKAA, from the coding sequence ATGACCGGCACCGAGCACCCCCTCGTGACCGACTACCTGGCCACGATCGAGCGGGAGGCGTCCTTCCTGCCCGCAGGGCGCCGCGAGGAACTCCTCGCGGACCTGCGCGAACACCTCGCGGTCGCCGTCGGGGAGGAGCAGGACGCGGAGGCCGTCCGCACGGCCCTGGAACGGCTCGGCAGTCCCGCCGCCATCGTGGCGGCGGCCCGCGAGGAGGAGCCGGAGACGGCGGCCGTCACCACTCCCCCAAAGGTCCAGCCCCGGACGCGGAACACCGTCACCGCGATCCTGATCGGCCTCAGCGGGTTCGCCGGCCTCGCCGGCTCCCTGCCCGCCGTGGCCGCCCTGATCGTGGGCCTCATCCTTCTGTGGACGTCCGACGCCTGGGACCGGAGCACCAAGACCCTGGCGACCGCCCTCACCCTCGCGACCCCGGTCGTGGTCGCCCTCGGCGGGTTTCTCCTCGCCGCCCGCTTCGGCCCGACGGAGCTGCTCACCATCCTCGCCGTGGGCATCGCCCTGCCGGCGACGGCGGCGGTGCGCCTGTTCCGTACGCAGCCCAAGGCGGCCTGA
- a CDS encoding glycosyltransferase family 2 protein has translation MPLVSVVMPVYNSAATLGAAVRSVLTQTHSDLELLVTDDKSSDDSMDLLMEFARQDERVKPVSAPEQGGAGRARNLAIERARGDYVAFLDSDDMWLPEKTERQIAFAAAGSAPLTFTSYFKMDADYEGESTDFTPNGRVVRAREHVDYRAMLVRDYIGALTAMYDRTVLGTRLMPEMRKRQDYALWLSIMREGADARGLPEPLAVYRAHQAGSLSSNKLSLVRYNWELYREHEGLSVPRSTRALAGAAWQSLRNSRI, from the coding sequence GTGCCCCTGGTGTCCGTCGTGATGCCCGTGTACAACTCGGCAGCGACGCTCGGCGCAGCGGTTCGGTCGGTGCTCACGCAGACCCACAGCGACCTGGAGCTGCTGGTCACCGACGACAAGTCTTCCGATGACTCCATGGACCTGCTCATGGAGTTCGCCCGGCAGGACGAGCGCGTCAAGCCGGTGTCGGCACCGGAACAGGGCGGTGCCGGCCGGGCACGCAACCTCGCCATCGAGCGGGCCCGGGGGGACTACGTCGCCTTTCTCGACAGCGACGACATGTGGCTTCCGGAGAAGACCGAGCGGCAGATCGCATTCGCCGCGGCGGGCAGTGCGCCGTTGACGTTCACCTCGTACTTCAAGATGGACGCCGATTACGAGGGCGAGAGCACCGACTTCACCCCGAACGGGCGCGTGGTCCGTGCGCGGGAGCACGTGGACTACCGCGCGATGCTGGTCCGGGACTACATCGGCGCTCTCACCGCCATGTACGACCGCACGGTCCTCGGCACGCGGCTGATGCCGGAGATGCGGAAGCGACAGGACTACGCCCTGTGGCTGTCGATCATGCGCGAGGGTGCGGACGCCCGGGGGCTGCCCGAGCCGCTCGCGGTGTACAGGGCCCACCAGGCGGGGTCGCTGTCCTCCAACAAGCTGTCGCTGGTCCGGTACAACTGGGAGCTGTACCGCGAGCACGAGGGGCTGTCGGTGCCCCGGTCGACGCGGGCGCTGGCCGGCGCTGCGTGGCAGTCGCTGCGCAACTCGCGGATCTAG
- a CDS encoding VOC family protein, whose protein sequence is MAAIREVQVTIDCAEPARLAEFWCEVLGYVLPPVPEGFATWSEYHRSLSFEEQPVYFACSDPTGAGPRVLFQRVPEGKVVKNRVHLDVRAGKGLVGDERLATLEAECARLVKLGATHLYTQYADGENESCITLQDPEGNEFCLD, encoded by the coding sequence ATGGCAGCGATCAGAGAAGTCCAGGTCACCATCGACTGCGCGGAGCCCGCGCGCCTCGCCGAGTTCTGGTGCGAGGTGCTGGGGTACGTCCTCCCGCCGGTCCCCGAGGGGTTCGCCACCTGGTCGGAGTACCACCGGTCGCTGTCGTTCGAGGAGCAGCCGGTGTACTTCGCCTGCTCCGACCCCACGGGCGCGGGCCCGCGCGTGCTCTTCCAGCGCGTCCCCGAGGGCAAGGTCGTCAAGAACCGGGTGCACCTCGACGTGCGCGCCGGCAAGGGCCTCGTGGGCGACGAGCGCCTGGCCACCCTGGAGGCCGAGTGCGCACGCCTGGTGAAGCTCGGCGCGACCCACCTGTACACGCAGTACGCCGACGGGGAGAACGAGTCCTGCATCACCCTGCAGGACCCCGAGGGCAACGAGTTCTGCCTCGACTGA
- a CDS encoding GNAT family N-acetyltransferase gives MTRMTLANTPKPATIEDARAVSGTLAAAFGDDPMMRWFFPDEASRTTDLGRYFTTLFTRQYGLHGVCERTESAAAFWVSPEGADKAVPDAETVQELVEILGDRAPVFQEAVTAAAEHGPKEPHWYLAVIGADPAARGQGHGSALLRSGLAKADADGLPVYLESSKPDNLPVYEHFGFKVVDEFALPGGGPVLWAMKRDPQGA, from the coding sequence ATGACCCGTATGACCCTGGCGAACACACCGAAACCGGCCACGATCGAGGACGCTCGCGCGGTCAGCGGCACGCTGGCCGCCGCCTTCGGCGACGACCCGATGATGCGCTGGTTCTTCCCCGACGAGGCCTCCCGCACGACGGACCTCGGCCGCTACTTCACGACCCTCTTCACCCGGCAGTACGGGCTCCACGGCGTCTGCGAGCGCACCGAGTCGGCCGCTGCCTTCTGGGTGTCGCCCGAGGGCGCGGACAAGGCCGTCCCCGACGCGGAGACCGTCCAGGAGCTCGTGGAGATCCTCGGCGACCGCGCCCCGGTCTTCCAGGAGGCCGTCACGGCGGCCGCCGAGCACGGGCCGAAGGAACCCCACTGGTACCTCGCCGTCATCGGCGCCGACCCCGCCGCCCGGGGCCAGGGCCACGGCTCGGCCCTCCTCCGCTCGGGCCTCGCGAAGGCCGACGCGGACGGCCTCCCGGTCTACCTGGAGTCGTCGAAGCCGGACAACCTGCCGGTGTACGAGCACTTCGGCTTCAAGGTCGTCGACGAGTTCGCCCTGCCGGGCGGCGGCCCGGTCCTGTGGGCCATGAAGCGGGACCCGCAGGGCGCCTGA
- the helR gene encoding RNA polymerase recycling motor ATPase HelR, which produces MTSLIAGVFDLSGNLSPKADPALIAADEQHFAAIARCLDETIAELSERLDAERKAPGGVGREAMDRDAEIHRLSGRLRTLRRFGLDLCLGRVVGTQGTQSAQGTNGTQGTNGEGGTEGEGGTNGEGGTEGEGGANGEGGAQGEGGAEGSEPIYIGRLGLTDSTGRRLLVDWRSPAAEPFFAATHANPMGLASRRRYRWSGGRIADYWDEVFTAEGLEGHAALDDQSAFIASLGGNRSPRMRDVLATIQSDQDAIIRAGSRGALVVDGGPGTGKTVVALHRTAHLLYSDPRLGHRRGGVLFVGPHQPYLNYVADVLPSLGEEGVRTCTVRDLVAEGAKAPAETDPEVARLKSTADMVKAIEKAVAFYEEPPTEGMTVSTHWSDIRLTAADWAEAFDAVEPGTPHNEGREQVWEHLVSILFDKYDGEEVPEQQFRKSLRQDRELTGALNGAWPMLEAADLVGDLWTVPAYLRMCAPWLTPDEVKRLRRADAQAWTVSDLPLLDAARQRLGDPETARLKLRRKATVAAERERMAGVIDSIVAADADGEGAVTMLRGKDLQDSLIDESALPTAEREPLDGPFAHIVVDEAQELTDAEWQMLLLRCPSKSFTIVGDRAQARQGFTESWRERLERVGFDRIDMTSLSINYRTPEEVMAEAEPVIRAALPDANVPTSIRGNGIPVVHAPVADLDAVLDAWLAENAEGVACVIGAPAFAERPRVRSLTPSLSKGLEFDLVILVDPEDFGEGVAGAVDRYVAMTRATQRLVILESAPADRP; this is translated from the coding sequence ATGACGTCCCTTATTGCTGGCGTGTTCGACCTCTCCGGCAACCTCTCTCCCAAGGCCGACCCGGCGCTCATCGCCGCCGACGAGCAGCACTTCGCGGCCATCGCCCGGTGTCTCGACGAGACGATCGCCGAGCTGTCCGAGCGGCTCGACGCCGAGCGGAAGGCGCCCGGCGGGGTGGGCCGGGAGGCGATGGACCGGGACGCGGAGATCCACCGGCTGAGCGGCCGCCTGCGGACGCTGCGCCGCTTCGGCCTCGACCTGTGCCTGGGCCGCGTGGTCGGCACGCAGGGCACGCAGAGCGCACAGGGCACGAACGGCACACAGGGCACGAACGGCGAGGGCGGCACGGAGGGCGAGGGCGGCACGAACGGCGAGGGCGGCACGGAGGGCGAGGGCGGCGCGAACGGCGAGGGCGGCGCGCAGGGCGAGGGCGGCGCGGAAGGCTCCGAGCCGATCTACATCGGCCGTCTCGGCCTCACCGACAGCACCGGCCGCCGGCTGCTCGTCGACTGGCGTTCCCCGGCGGCGGAGCCGTTCTTCGCGGCGACGCACGCGAACCCGATGGGCCTTGCGAGCCGCCGCCGCTACCGCTGGTCCGGCGGCCGGATCGCGGACTACTGGGACGAGGTCTTCACCGCAGAGGGCCTCGAAGGGCATGCCGCGCTCGACGACCAGTCCGCGTTCATCGCGAGCCTGGGCGGCAACCGCTCGCCCCGGATGCGGGACGTGCTCGCGACGATCCAGTCCGACCAGGACGCCATCATCCGCGCGGGCTCGCGCGGCGCCCTCGTCGTCGACGGCGGCCCCGGTACGGGAAAGACGGTCGTCGCCCTGCACCGCACCGCGCACCTGCTCTACTCCGACCCGCGGCTCGGGCACCGCCGGGGCGGCGTGCTGTTCGTCGGCCCGCACCAGCCCTACCTGAACTACGTGGCCGACGTCCTGCCCAGCCTGGGCGAGGAGGGCGTACGCACCTGCACCGTCCGCGACCTGGTCGCCGAGGGCGCGAAGGCGCCGGCGGAGACCGACCCGGAGGTGGCCCGCCTGAAGTCGACGGCGGACATGGTGAAGGCGATCGAGAAGGCCGTGGCGTTCTACGAGGAGCCGCCCACCGAGGGCATGACCGTCTCCACGCACTGGTCGGACATCCGGCTGACCGCCGCAGACTGGGCGGAGGCCTTCGACGCGGTGGAGCCGGGCACCCCGCACAACGAGGGGCGCGAGCAGGTCTGGGAGCACCTGGTCTCGATCCTCTTCGACAAGTACGACGGCGAGGAGGTCCCGGAGCAGCAGTTCCGGAAGTCGCTGCGCCAGGACCGGGAGCTGACCGGGGCCCTGAACGGCGCGTGGCCGATGCTGGAGGCGGCCGACCTCGTCGGCGACCTGTGGACGGTCCCCGCGTACCTGAGGATGTGCGCGCCCTGGCTGACCCCCGACGAGGTGAAGCGGCTGCGGCGCGCGGACGCCCAGGCGTGGACGGTCTCGGACCTGCCGCTCCTGGACGCGGCCCGGCAGCGGCTCGGCGACCCGGAGACGGCCCGGCTGAAGCTGCGGCGCAAGGCCACCGTCGCCGCCGAACGCGAGCGGATGGCCGGCGTCATCGACAGCATCGTCGCGGCCGACGCCGACGGCGAGGGCGCGGTCACGATGCTGCGCGGAAAGGACCTCCAGGACAGCCTGATCGACGAGAGCGCCCTGCCGACGGCCGAACGGGAGCCGCTGGACGGCCCGTTCGCGCACATCGTGGTCGACGAGGCGCAGGAACTGACGGACGCGGAATGGCAGATGCTGCTCCTGCGCTGCCCGTCGAAGAGCTTCACGATCGTCGGCGACCGCGCCCAGGCCCGGCAGGGCTTCACCGAGTCGTGGCGGGAGCGCCTGGAGCGGGTCGGGTTCGACCGCATCGACATGACGTCGCTGAGCATCAACTACCGCACGCCGGAGGAGGTCATGGCGGAGGCCGAGCCGGTCATCCGCGCCGCGCTCCCGGACGCCAACGTGCCGACGTCCATCCGCGGCAACGGCATCCCGGTCGTCCACGCCCCGGTCGCCGACCTGGACGCCGTCCTCGACGCCTGGCTCGCCGAGAACGCCGAGGGCGTCGCCTGCGTCATCGGCGCACCGGCGTTCGCGGAGCGCCCGCGCGTCCGCTCGCTCACCCCGTCCCTCTCGAAGGGCCTGGAGTTCGACCTGGTGATCCTGGTCGACCCGGAGGACTTCGGCGAGGGCGTCGCGGGCGCGGTCGACCGGTACGTGGCGATGACCCGCGCGACCCAGCGCCTGGTGATCCTGGAGAGCGCCCCGGCCGACCGTCCCTGA
- a CDS encoding serine/threonine-protein kinase, with amino-acid sequence MNGRVIGGRYELATVIGQGGMGQVWTAYDGRLDRRVAVKLLRPATMTGPATASGPATAAEELRRRFVRECRVTAQVDHPGLVTVHDAGSDGDDLYLVMQYVEGADLADHLAEHDPYPWEWAVSVAAQLCAVLAAVHAVPIVHRDLKPRNVMIRPDGTVTVLDLGVASVLDTDTTRLTHTGSPIGSPAYMAPEQAMGGAVGPSTDLYALGVLLHELLSGNVPFAGSTALGVLHRHLYEPPAPLRQLRPEVPEALEVLVLRLLAKDPQARPSGAHEVYEQLLPLLPARGAPAGPLDPTRPFLRPHAPWPERATARPVPVPPVPPVPVPPLPVAPQSPVPAQPQPQSPSPAQPPAADPRTDPRTDPRTDPRVYATGAAPSGRPGVAAAVDEVKRLLGEGSLTQAVDMLGSLLPAAAAEHGEQSPVVRILRKQYASTLMDDGQYRRALPELRRLAEDRGAEAGPADPQFLQFRYDAALCLEQLGETAAALAEFRAVLPYYERDPARAFDIRQRIGLLLLAAGEHAAGREELQRLLFDAERAYGPYHPLPVDLRRALDHQRQLGL; translated from the coding sequence GTGAACGGGCGGGTCATCGGCGGGCGTTACGAGCTCGCCACCGTCATCGGCCAGGGCGGGATGGGCCAGGTCTGGACGGCGTACGACGGACGTCTCGACCGCCGGGTCGCGGTGAAGCTGCTCCGGCCCGCCACCATGACCGGCCCCGCCACCGCGAGCGGTCCCGCCACCGCCGCCGAGGAGCTGCGGCGCCGCTTCGTGCGCGAGTGCCGGGTGACCGCGCAGGTCGACCACCCCGGCCTGGTGACCGTGCACGACGCCGGCAGCGACGGCGACGACCTCTACCTCGTCATGCAGTACGTGGAGGGCGCCGACCTCGCCGACCACCTCGCCGAGCACGACCCGTACCCCTGGGAGTGGGCGGTCAGCGTCGCCGCGCAGCTCTGCGCGGTGCTCGCCGCCGTGCACGCGGTGCCGATCGTGCACCGCGACCTCAAGCCGCGGAACGTGATGATCCGCCCGGACGGCACCGTGACCGTCCTCGACCTGGGCGTCGCCTCCGTCCTCGACACGGACACCACCCGGCTCACGCACACCGGTTCGCCCATCGGCAGCCCCGCGTACATGGCGCCGGAGCAGGCCATGGGCGGTGCCGTCGGCCCGTCCACCGACCTGTACGCCCTCGGTGTCCTGCTCCACGAACTCCTCAGCGGGAACGTGCCCTTCGCCGGGTCCACCGCGCTCGGCGTGCTGCACCGCCACCTGTACGAGCCGCCCGCGCCGCTCCGGCAGCTGCGGCCCGAGGTTCCCGAGGCGCTCGAAGTGCTGGTCCTGCGGCTGCTCGCCAAGGACCCGCAGGCGCGGCCGTCCGGCGCGCACGAGGTGTACGAGCAGCTGCTGCCGCTGCTCCCCGCGCGCGGCGCCCCGGCGGGGCCGCTGGACCCGACCCGCCCGTTCCTGCGCCCGCACGCGCCCTGGCCGGAGCGGGCGACGGCGAGGCCCGTGCCCGTACCTCCGGTCCCGCCAGTCCCGGTCCCGCCGCTCCCGGTGGCACCGCAGTCCCCGGTCCCGGCCCAGCCCCAGCCCCAGTCCCCGTCCCCGGCCCAGCCCCCGGCGGCCGATCCCCGTACGGACCCCCGTACGGACCCCCGTACCGACCCCCGGGTGTACGCGACCGGGGCGGCGCCGTCCGGGCGCCCCGGTGTCGCCGCGGCCGTCGACGAGGTGAAGCGGCTGCTCGGGGAGGGCTCGCTCACCCAGGCCGTGGACATGCTCGGCTCCCTCCTGCCCGCCGCCGCGGCCGAGCACGGCGAGCAGTCGCCGGTCGTCCGGATCCTGCGCAAGCAGTACGCGTCGACGCTGATGGACGACGGCCAGTACCGGCGCGCGCTGCCGGAGCTGCGCCGGCTCGCGGAGGACCGCGGCGCGGAGGCGGGCCCGGCGGACCCGCAGTTCCTGCAGTTCCGCTACGACGCGGCCCTGTGCCTGGAGCAGTTGGGGGAGACGGCCGCCGCGCTCGCGGAGTTCCGCGCGGTCCTGCCGTACTACGAGCGCGATCCGGCCCGGGCCTTCGACATCCGGCAGCGGATCGGGCTGTTGCTCCTGGCGGCGGGCGAGCACGCGGCCGGGCGGGAGGAGCTGCAGCGGCTGCTGTTCGACGCGGAGCGCGCGTACGGCCCGTATCACCCGCTTCCGGTGGACTTGCGGAGGGCGCTCGACCACCAACGCCAGCTGGGGCTGTGA
- a CDS encoding RICIN domain-containing protein has product MRKKTAVMRLAGAALAAGALVATVQVPSASAASGWTLQNINSGKYLEIGGWSTANGATANQWQVTGGANQSWEMYYATTETGLTIKNVNSGKCLEIADWRTDNGAPARQWECTGGKNQQWDHVWLSDTSNVTLLKNRNSGKCLEIADWRTDNGAPARQWDCHGGRNQQWDQQ; this is encoded by the coding sequence ATGCGGAAGAAGACTGCCGTCATGCGTCTGGCCGGGGCCGCCCTGGCGGCGGGTGCGCTGGTCGCGACCGTCCAGGTGCCGAGCGCGAGCGCCGCAAGCGGGTGGACGCTCCAGAACATCAACAGCGGCAAGTACCTGGAAATCGGCGGCTGGTCCACCGCCAACGGCGCGACCGCCAACCAGTGGCAAGTGACCGGTGGCGCGAACCAGTCGTGGGAGATGTACTACGCCACGACGGAGACGGGCCTCACCATCAAGAACGTGAACAGCGGCAAGTGCCTGGAGATCGCCGACTGGCGCACGGACAACGGCGCTCCCGCCCGCCAGTGGGAGTGCACCGGCGGCAAGAACCAGCAGTGGGACCACGTGTGGCTCAGTGACACCAGCAACGTCACGCTGCTCAAGAACCGCAACAGCGGCAAGTGCCTGGAGATCGCCGACTGGCGCACGGACAACGGCGCGCCCGCCCGCCAGTGGGACTGCCACGGTGGCAGGAACCAGCAGTGGGACCAGCAGTAG